A genome region from Choloepus didactylus isolate mChoDid1 chromosome 12, mChoDid1.pri, whole genome shotgun sequence includes the following:
- the HMGB1 gene encoding high mobility group protein B1, producing MGKGDPKKPRGKMSSYAFFVQTCREEHKKKHPDASVNFSEFSKKCSERWKTMSAKEKGKFEDMAKADKARYEREMKTYIPPKGETKKKFKDPNAPKRPPSAFFLFCSEYRPKIKGEHPGLSIGDVAKKLGEMWNNTAADDKQPYEKKAAKLKEKYEKDIAAYRAKGKPDAAKKGVVKAEKSKKKKEEEEDEEDEEDEEEEEDEEDEDEEDDDDDE from the exons ATGGGCAAAGGGGACCCTAAGAAGCCGAGAGGCAAAATGTCATCATATGCCTTCTTCGTGCAAACCTGCCGGGAGGAGCACAAGAAGAAGCACCCGGACGCTTCCGTCAACTTTTCAGAGTTTTCTAAGAAGTGCTCAGAGAGGTGGAAG ACTATGTCtgctaaagagaaaggaaaatttgaaGACATGGCCAAGGCGGACAAGGCCCgttatgaaagagaaatgaaaacctatattCCTCCTAAAGGGGAGACAAAAAAGAAGTTCAAGGATCCCAATGCACCCAAGAGGCCTCC ttcggcctttttcttgttttgttctgAGTATCGCCCAAAAATCAAAGGCGAGCATCCTGGCTTGTCCATTGGCGATGTTGCAAAGAAACTGGGAGAGATGTGGAATAACACCGCTGCGGATGACAAGCAGCCTTATGAAAAGAAGGCTGCCAAGCTGAAGGAGAAATACGAAAAG gatattgcTGCATACCGAGCTAAAGGAAAGCCTGATGCTGCAAAAAAGGGAGTTGTCAAGGctgagaaaagcaagaaaaagaaggaggaggaggaagacgaagaagatgaggaagatgaggaggaagaggaagatgaagaagatgaagatgaagaagatgatgatgatgatgaataa